From a single Bos indicus isolate NIAB-ARS_2022 breed Sahiwal x Tharparkar chromosome 11, NIAB-ARS_B.indTharparkar_mat_pri_1.0, whole genome shotgun sequence genomic region:
- the TP53I3 gene encoding quinone oxidoreductase PIG3 — translation MIAVHFDKPGGPENLYLKEVAKPSPGEGEVLLKVAASALNRADLLQRQGQYAPPPGASNILGLEASGHVAELGAGCQGPWRVGDPAMVLLSGGGQAQYVTVPAELLMPIPAGLTMCQAAAIPEAWLTAFQLLHLVGNVQAGDSVLIHAGASGVGTAAIQLARMAGATPLVTAGSQEKLQIAEKLGAAAGFNYKEEDFSEATLKFTKGAGVNLILDCIGGSYWEKNVNCLALDGHWVLYGLLGGAVISGPLFSKLLFKRGSLITSLLRPRDKKYKQMLVKAFTEQILPHFSTEGPQRLLPVLDRVYPVAEIQEAHEYMETNKNVGKIVLELPQ, via the exons ATGATAGCTGTGCACTTTGACAAGCCGGGAGGACCAGAAAATCTTTACTTGAAGGAAGTGGCCAAGCCCAGCCCAGGCGAGGGTGAAGTCCTCCTGAAGGTGGCAGCCAGCGCCCTGAACAGGGCGGACTTACTCCAG AGACAAGGCCAATATGCCCCACCTCCAGGAGCCAGCAACATTTTGGGACTTGAGGCATCTGGACATGTGGCAGAGCTCGGAGCTGGCTGCCAGGGACCCTGGAGGGTCGGGGACCCAGCCATGGTTCTGCTGTCTGGCGGGGGTCAGGCTCAGTATGTCACTGTCCCTGCAGAGCTCCTCATGCCCATCCCAGCAGGGCTGACCATGTGTCAGGCTGCAGCCATCCCAGAGGCCTGGCTCACTGCCTTCCAGCTATTACATCTTGTGG GAAATGTTCAGGCTGGAGACTCTGTGCTAATCCATGCAGGAGCAAGCGGTGTGGGCACAGCTGCCATCCAACTTGCCCGGATGGCTGGGGCTACTCCTCTGGTCACAGCTGGTTCCCAGGAGAAGCTTCAAATAGCAGAAAAGCTCGGAGCAGCTGCTGGATTCAATTACAAAGAAGAGGATTTTTCTGAAGCAACACTGAAATTCACTAAAG GTGCTGGAGTCAACCTCATTCTAGACTGCATAGGCGGCTCCTACTGGGAGAAAAATGTCAACTGCCTGGCTCTTGATGGTCATTGGGTTCTCTATGGTCTGCTGGGAGGAGCTGTCATCAGTGGGCCTCTGTTTTCAAAGCTACTTTTTAAAAGGGGAAGTCTGATCACCAGTCTTCTAAGACCTAGGGACAAAAAG TACAAGCAGATGCTGGTGAAGGCTTTCACAGAGCAAATTCTGCCCCACTTCTCCACAGAGGGCCCTCAACGCTTACTGCCGGTTCTGGACAGAGTCTACCCCGTGGCTGAAATTCAAGAAGCCCATGAGTACATGGAGACTAACAAGAACGTGGGCAAAATCGTCCTGGAGCTGCCCCAGTGA
- the SF3B6 gene encoding splicing factor 3B subunit 6, giving the protein MAMQAAKRANIRLPPEVNRILYIRNLPYKITAEEMYDIFGKYGPIRQIRVGNTPETRGTAYVVYEDIFDAKNACDHLSGFNVCNRYLVVLYYNANRAFQKMDTKKKEEQLKLLKEKYGINTDPPK; this is encoded by the exons ATGGCGATGCAAGCGGCCAAGAGGGCGAAC ATTCGACTTCCACCAGAAGTAAATCGGATTTTGTATATAAGAAATTTGCCTTACAAAATCACAGCTGAAGAAATGTATGATATATTTGGGAAATATGGACCTATTCGTCAAATCAGAGT GGGGAACACACCTGAAACTAGAGGAACAGCTTATGTGGTCTATGAGGACATCTTTGATGCCAAGAATGCATGTGATCACCTGTCAGGATTCAATGTTTGTAACAGATACCTTGTGGTTTTGTACTATAATGCCAACAGG GCATTTCAGAAGATGGAcacaaagaagaaggaagaacagTTGAAGCTCCTTAAGGAGAAATATGGCATCAACACAGATCCACCAAAGTAA